One window from the genome of Gemmatimonadota bacterium encodes:
- a CDS encoding sigma-70 family RNA polymerase sigma factor — protein MIGSISPGGAAIDPRRARFDAEAIVHLDALRSFALKLTRATDDADDLVSDTMLRAFQRWEQYRLGTNIRAWLFTILYHVFVSRKRRVDAREVQTVENEDGWTGHELVGEADPEGAFYDSFLDEEITTAIAQLPDEYRDAVVMSDLQGMRYAEIAQQLDVPEGTVKSRLFRGRRLLQKELEQYAVEMGYIKPRISGAFVHADLSEEEAAFAVMGAA, from the coding sequence ATGATTGGCTCCATTTCCCCCGGAGGCGCGGCGATTGACCCGCGGCGCGCACGTTTTGACGCGGAAGCGATTGTGCACCTCGACGCGCTGCGCAGCTTTGCACTGAAGCTGACGCGCGCCACGGACGACGCCGACGATCTCGTCAGCGACACGATGCTCCGCGCCTTTCAGCGTTGGGAGCAATACCGACTTGGCACCAACATCCGCGCGTGGCTGTTCACGATTCTCTATCACGTTTTTGTGAGCCGCAAGCGTCGCGTGGATGCCCGTGAGGTCCAGACGGTTGAAAACGAAGACGGGTGGACGGGGCATGAGCTGGTGGGTGAAGCCGACCCAGAGGGCGCCTTCTACGATTCGTTTCTCGACGAAGAAATCACCACCGCCATTGCGCAGTTGCCGGATGAATATCGCGACGCGGTGGTGATGAGCGACCTGCAGGGGATGCGCTACGCCGAGATTGCGCAGCAGCTCGATGTGCCGGAGGGGACGGTGAAGTCGCGCCTCTTCCGTGGCCGGCGGTTGTTGCAGAAGGAACTCGAGCAGTATGCGGTGGAGATGGGGTATATCAAGCCGCGCATATCGGGTGCGTTCGTGCACGCCGACCTGAGCGAAGAAGAAGCGGCGTTTGCGGTGATGGGCGCGGCATAG
- a CDS encoding CGNR zinc finger domain-containing protein: protein MPDAFVFVGERLWLDFVNSDDAARNRKGARLDALDNFDTFVQWLGTARILDAERASSMLRRALQQPTGASAALHEARRIRNVLRALAERGGAPADRATQVAIGEINRILGRSAGTRRVEPRSDGGFTRNFVTVGDVFAGLLIPIIESAADALVTGELTRVRRCADSRCSRVFFDGSRNGKRRWCEMATCGNRAKAARHRRKVKLNVNG from the coding sequence ATGCCGGATGCCTTCGTGTTCGTCGGCGAACGGCTCTGGCTCGACTTCGTCAACAGTGACGACGCCGCGCGCAATCGCAAAGGCGCCCGCCTCGACGCGCTCGACAACTTCGACACCTTCGTGCAGTGGCTCGGCACCGCCCGCATCCTCGATGCTGAACGTGCCTCGTCCATGCTCCGTCGCGCCCTGCAGCAGCCCACCGGTGCCTCGGCGGCGCTGCACGAGGCTCGCCGCATCCGCAACGTCCTCCGCGCCCTTGCTGAACGCGGGGGCGCGCCCGCTGATCGCGCCACCCAAGTGGCCATCGGCGAGATCAACCGCATCCTCGGACGTAGCGCTGGCACGCGCCGCGTTGAACCGCGCTCCGATGGCGGCTTTACTCGCAACTTCGTCACGGTGGGCGACGTCTTTGCCGGATTGCTCATCCCGATCATCGAGTCGGCCGCCGATGCCCTCGTGACCGGCGAACTCACCCGCGTGCGCCGCTGCGCCGACTCTCGCTGCAGCCGCGTCTTCTTCGACGGCAGCCGCAACGGCAAGCGTCGGTGGTGCGAAATGGCCACCTGCGGCAATCGCGCCAAAGCCGCGCGTCACCGTCGCAAGGTGAAGCTCAACGTCAACGGCTGA
- a CDS encoding universal stress protein — protein MYSEILVPLDGSPLADAAIAHAAEIASRLHGGLHLVRVFTPMSTLGAPPEAAALIPDPAWNERMQTDAQLWLERKAEAVRGVTGLAVTHELRVGGAVDEIVAAAAERHATAIVCSTHGLGGWAMRWLGSVADGVIRHASCPVLAMSEDAVVRPSSIDRVLLLHDGSDISDAMVPNAGWLARAFGATVEVLRIVSPPWVGDSMTALNAGEADAFDIDAVADEAKHEVERVAQRLRGEGVTATSTVTVHLSPARAILDHIQHTDPDVVALATYGRGLSRVFLGSVADKVLRSGSRPALCYRPTRVDGDRTVHEGMLMASTSA, from the coding sequence ATGTACAGTGAGATTCTGGTCCCACTCGACGGCTCGCCACTGGCCGATGCCGCCATCGCTCACGCCGCAGAGATCGCCAGCCGCCTGCACGGCGGCCTGCACCTCGTTCGCGTGTTCACGCCGATGTCCACGCTCGGCGCGCCACCCGAAGCCGCCGCGTTGATTCCTGACCCCGCGTGGAACGAGCGAATGCAGACTGACGCGCAGCTGTGGCTCGAGCGCAAGGCCGAAGCCGTCCGCGGGGTCACGGGGCTCGCCGTCACGCACGAGTTGCGCGTGGGCGGAGCCGTTGATGAAATCGTCGCGGCGGCCGCTGAGCGCCACGCCACCGCCATTGTCTGCTCCACGCACGGTCTCGGAGGCTGGGCCATGCGGTGGCTGGGTAGCGTAGCCGATGGCGTCATTCGCCACGCTTCCTGCCCGGTGCTCGCCATGTCCGAGGACGCCGTGGTGCGCCCCAGCTCGATTGACCGCGTCCTGCTGCTCCACGACGGCTCCGACATCTCCGACGCCATGGTCCCAAACGCCGGCTGGCTGGCGCGCGCTTTTGGTGCGACGGTCGAAGTGCTACGCATCGTCTCGCCGCCCTGGGTGGGCGACTCCATGACCGCACTCAATGCCGGCGAAGCCGATGCGTTCGATATCGACGCCGTCGCCGACGAAGCCAAACATGAAGTGGAACGCGTGGCGCAACGTCTGCGCGGCGAAGGCGTGACCGCCACGTCGACCGTGACGGTGCACCTCAGCCCGGCGCGCGCGATCCTCGACCATATCCAGCATACCGATCCCGACGTGGTGGCACTCGCCACCTACGGCCGTGGACTCTCGCGTGTATTTCTCGGAAGCGTCGCCGACAAAGTGCTACGCTCCGGCTCGCGCCCCGCGCTCTGCTACCGCCCCACTCGCGTGGACGGTGACCGCACGGTGCACGAGGGAATGCTCATGGCCAGTACATCGGCGTGA
- a CDS encoding thioesterase family protein — translation MNQPLSPSEHRVLEIRDRIRWTDSDPMGIVHYGAYIRLFQIGEEELLRACGLPYHELRIRRSVWIPRKALHMEFHSPAQIDEEVVIVSCFAKIGVSSITYAFEVYRASDRLHRASGSLTVVNVDKESVTTRALPEEVKTMMRPYLRAE, via the coding sequence GTGAACCAGCCTCTATCTCCCTCTGAGCACCGCGTCCTCGAGATTCGCGACCGCATCCGCTGGACAGACTCCGATCCGATGGGGATTGTCCATTATGGTGCCTATATTCGCCTCTTTCAGATCGGGGAAGAGGAGCTCCTTCGGGCCTGCGGACTGCCCTACCACGAGCTGCGGATCCGCCGGAGCGTGTGGATTCCTCGAAAGGCGCTCCACATGGAGTTCCACTCGCCGGCGCAGATCGACGAGGAAGTGGTGATTGTCTCCTGTTTTGCGAAAATCGGGGTGAGCTCCATCACGTACGCCTTTGAGGTGTACCGGGCGAGCGACCGGCTGCATCGGGCGAGCGGTTCGCTGACGGTGGTGAACGTGGACAAGGAGAGCGTCACCACGCGAGCGCTGCCCGAAGAGGTCAAGACGATGATGCGACCGTACCTGCGTGCGGAGTGA
- a CDS encoding TIM barrel protein — translation MKRREMLGVLGAGITATASRQLTVNREPLTVNDGEHETLERSPTVQARGTSVGLKQSVSRWCYDTLTLDQLCVAAKDIGLAAIDLLDPAEYEVPKKHGLVCAMSNGFGTIPRGFNRPDQHDKLVADGEAMIPLAAAAGVPNVVVFSGNRQGLGDGEGLANCIAGLKRLAPTAEKHGVTLCLELLNSKVDHRDYQCDHTAWGAEVVKGVGSSRLKLLYDIYHMQIMEGDVVRTIRNYAPFIGHYHTGGVPGRNEIDESQELNYRRIAQAIVDTGYAGFLAHEFVPKRDPLTSLRAAVQRCAV, via the coding sequence GTGAAACGGAGAGAGATGCTTGGGGTGCTCGGCGCTGGGATAACGGCAACAGCGAGTAGGCAGTTAACGGTTAACCGTGAACCGTTAACCGTTAACGACGGCGAACATGAGACGCTCGAGCGCTCGCCCACGGTTCAAGCGCGCGGCACCAGCGTCGGGCTCAAACAAAGTGTCTCCCGCTGGTGCTACGACACACTCACGCTCGACCAACTCTGTGTGGCCGCCAAAGACATTGGCCTTGCGGCCATCGACTTGCTCGATCCGGCGGAGTACGAGGTACCCAAGAAGCACGGACTCGTCTGCGCTATGTCGAACGGATTCGGGACTATTCCGCGCGGATTCAACCGACCCGACCAGCACGACAAGCTCGTGGCCGATGGTGAGGCCATGATTCCGCTGGCGGCGGCTGCCGGCGTGCCGAATGTCGTGGTGTTCAGCGGCAATCGGCAGGGACTCGGCGATGGTGAAGGGCTCGCGAACTGCATTGCCGGGCTCAAGCGGCTCGCGCCGACTGCGGAAAAGCACGGCGTGACGCTCTGTCTGGAGTTGCTCAACAGCAAAGTGGACCACCGCGACTACCAGTGCGATCACACCGCGTGGGGCGCGGAGGTGGTGAAGGGGGTGGGCTCCTCGCGCCTAAAGCTGCTCTATGACATCTATCACATGCAGATCATGGAGGGCGATGTGGTGCGCACGATCCGCAACTACGCGCCGTTCATTGGGCACTATCACACCGGCGGCGTGCCTGGCCGCAATGAGATTGATGAGTCGCAGGAGCTGAACTACCGGCGGATTGCGCAGGCGATCGTGGACACGGGGTACGCCGGGTTCTTGGCGCATGAGTTTGTGCCGAAGCGCGATCCGCTGACATCGCTCCGAGCGGCGGTGCAGCGCTGCGCGGTGTGA
- the yjjX gene encoding inosine/xanthosine triphosphatase, with product MALETIRTIAVGSTNPVKLAAVRAVLAPLAPHATILPVAVASNVADQPFGDDETIRGASTRAVAARAALDADIGVGIEGGCVETATGMRTCAWAVVVDREGRSGTGGSLAMPLPESVARSIRAGMELGHAMDALVQQHNTKHGAGAVGILTDGLVDRQRAYEILVTYALAPFLTPMYWP from the coding sequence ATGGCACTAGAGACAATTCGAACGATTGCCGTGGGCTCAACGAATCCCGTGAAGCTCGCGGCGGTGCGGGCAGTGCTCGCGCCGCTGGCGCCCCACGCCACCATCTTGCCGGTGGCGGTGGCGTCGAACGTCGCAGACCAACCATTTGGTGACGACGAAACGATTCGCGGCGCGAGCACCCGCGCCGTTGCCGCGCGTGCGGCACTGGACGCCGATATCGGCGTCGGGATCGAGGGCGGCTGTGTGGAAACAGCCACCGGAATGCGCACGTGCGCGTGGGCGGTGGTGGTCGATCGCGAGGGGCGGAGCGGCACCGGCGGGTCGCTGGCGATGCCGCTCCCCGAATCGGTGGCGCGCAGCATTCGCGCAGGCATGGAGCTCGGCCACGCAATGGACGCGTTGGTGCAGCAGCACAACACAAAGCACGGCGCCGGCGCCGTCGGGATCCTCACCGACGGCCTCGTGGACCGCCAAAGGGCGTACGAGATTCTCGTCACTTACGCGCTCGCCCCGTTTCTCACGCCGATGTACTGGCCATGA
- a CDS encoding 4-hydroxy-3-methylbut-2-enyl diphosphate reductase, which translates to MSDPVTYFRKGFGLKSDVEGTLSADYTGQLVDLLQARDYTLQSGSVTVRLAREFGFCYGVERAVEYAYQTRAKFPDRLIYLAGEIIHNPHVNAKLQQMGIVFLQAGADGFDYSGVRPEDVVILPAFGVTISDFETLRALGCVMVDTTCGSVLNVWKRVESYARDGFTSLIHGKYYHEETRATASQVLKYEGGAYLVVRNMEQAHDACAYIEQRGMTREAFLDKYRKQASAGFDPDVHLQRIGVANQTTMLARESLAIGEEVGQAMARHFGASHRASHFRTFDTICSATQDRQDAVNALLEEPLDVMLVIGGYNSSNTISLAALCAERVRTYHIADAACIDVAAGTIRHAASVGGATTDEAETAGWLAGDAPLRVGLTAGASTPNNKIGEAVARVFLTRGIDPAGLV; encoded by the coding sequence GTGAGCGACCCCGTGACGTACTTCCGCAAAGGCTTTGGCCTCAAGTCTGATGTTGAGGGCACCCTCTCGGCCGATTACACCGGCCAGTTGGTGGACCTGCTGCAGGCACGGGACTACACGCTCCAGTCCGGCTCCGTGACGGTGCGACTCGCGCGTGAGTTCGGCTTCTGCTACGGCGTGGAGCGGGCGGTGGAATACGCGTACCAGACGCGGGCGAAGTTTCCGGATCGCCTGATTTATCTGGCCGGCGAGATCATTCACAATCCGCACGTCAACGCTAAGCTGCAGCAGATGGGGATCGTCTTTCTGCAAGCGGGCGCCGACGGGTTTGACTATTCCGGCGTACGACCGGAGGACGTGGTGATTCTCCCCGCGTTCGGCGTCACGATTTCCGATTTTGAAACGCTGCGTGCGCTCGGGTGTGTGATGGTGGATACCACGTGCGGGTCGGTGCTCAATGTCTGGAAGCGCGTGGAGAGCTACGCGCGCGACGGATTTACGTCGTTGATTCACGGCAAGTACTACCACGAAGAAACGCGGGCCACGGCCTCGCAGGTGCTCAAATACGAAGGCGGTGCCTACCTCGTGGTGCGCAACATGGAGCAGGCGCACGACGCGTGCGCGTATATCGAACAGCGCGGCATGACACGCGAGGCATTCCTCGACAAGTATCGCAAACAGGCGAGCGCCGGCTTTGACCCCGACGTGCATTTACAGCGCATTGGCGTGGCGAATCAGACGACGATGCTCGCGCGCGAATCGCTGGCGATTGGTGAGGAAGTCGGGCAGGCGATGGCGCGCCACTTTGGTGCGTCGCACCGTGCGTCGCACTTTCGCACGTTCGACACCATCTGCAGTGCCACGCAAGACCGCCAGGACGCGGTGAATGCGTTGTTGGAGGAGCCGCTCGACGTGATGCTGGTGATTGGTGGCTACAACTCCAGCAACACAATCTCGTTGGCGGCGCTGTGCGCTGAGCGGGTGCGCACGTACCACATTGCGGATGCCGCGTGCATTGACGTGGCCGCCGGCACGATTCGTCACGCGGCGTCGGTGGGTGGCGCGACGACCGACGAAGCGGAGACCGCTGGGTGGCTGGCCGGTGACGCGCCGTTGCGGGTGGGGCTGACGGCGGGGGCGAGCACGCCGAATAACAAGATTGGCGAAGCGGTGGCGCGAGTGTTTCTGACGCGCGGCATCGATCCCGCTGGGCTCGTGTGA
- a CDS encoding TetR/AcrR family transcriptional regulator, with the protein MNPRRLQILDAAATLFNDKGFAQTSVDEVIDAAGLSGKSHFYHYFKSKEELGLEVIGRQFDLMAEKGAAILREPSIDALERLNLFIDSVVALQVESGSKCGSPFGMLGAEMAERDEGFRLRIALSFRGWIEQIQELLESARDQLTDDAEPQRLARFIVATLEGATQIARMKRDVSVIHGIALDLKRFIASQHRRKVVG; encoded by the coding sequence GTGAACCCAAGACGCCTGCAGATTCTCGATGCCGCCGCGACGCTCTTCAATGACAAGGGCTTTGCACAAACGTCCGTTGATGAAGTCATCGACGCGGCTGGCCTCAGTGGCAAGAGCCACTTCTATCACTACTTCAAATCCAAGGAAGAACTTGGATTGGAAGTCATTGGTCGTCAGTTCGACCTCATGGCGGAGAAGGGCGCGGCGATTCTGCGCGAGCCTTCGATTGATGCCCTTGAGCGACTGAATCTCTTCATTGACTCTGTGGTCGCGCTCCAGGTGGAGAGTGGGAGCAAGTGCGGGTCGCCGTTCGGCATGTTGGGCGCCGAAATGGCGGAGCGTGACGAAGGGTTTCGGCTGCGCATCGCGCTGTCGTTCCGCGGGTGGATTGAGCAAATCCAGGAACTGCTCGAGTCCGCTCGTGATCAGCTCACCGACGATGCCGAACCGCAGCGGCTGGCGCGGTTCATTGTGGCGACGCTGGAAGGTGCTACACAGATCGCACGGATGAAGCGCGATGTCTCCGTCATTCACGGAATCGCGCTCGATCTCAAACGGTTCATCGCCTCTCAACACAGACGCAAGGTGGTTGGATGA